In Candidatus Cohnella colombiensis, one DNA window encodes the following:
- a CDS encoding GNAT family N-acetyltransferase encodes MQIRPFSIEDLPAVVALWNREATKYDYKSFTEREFQDTFIDHPYFDAQCIWLGCDEQGIVGFAAGCSGLDLPLGDVAGYITSVILDADVASPELYDAFLVNIENRFKELGKKQAEVLFFNPVKLKWCIPSAPQYEHNNAPGISKDQPLYDALIARGYVDRATQCGMYLKLGSFIVPEDIISKETQASRNGYDVRPYTPEMHNGLEATLAALQNPQWQKDVATYVKNGAPLVVAVYGKEVVGFAGPIISEPDGRAFFCGIGVHPDHEGHGLGSVLFFRMVEAFQRVGCQYISLFTGSNNPALRIYEKAGFAVEKQFSILRREF; translated from the coding sequence ATGCAAATTAGACCCTTTTCTATTGAAGATCTTCCTGCAGTTGTAGCGCTTTGGAATCGAGAGGCTACTAAATATGACTACAAATCATTTACTGAACGAGAGTTTCAAGACACCTTCATTGATCATCCTTACTTCGATGCGCAGTGTATCTGGTTAGGCTGTGATGAACAAGGGATTGTTGGATTTGCAGCTGGCTGTAGTGGTCTTGATCTCCCACTTGGAGATGTAGCCGGGTATATTACAAGTGTTATTTTGGATGCCGATGTCGCTTCTCCAGAGTTATACGATGCATTTCTTGTAAACATAGAAAATAGATTCAAAGAGCTTGGGAAAAAACAAGCGGAAGTATTGTTTTTTAACCCCGTTAAGCTGAAATGGTGTATTCCAAGTGCTCCACAGTATGAGCATAATAATGCCCCAGGCATTAGTAAAGACCAGCCATTATACGATGCATTAATCGCTAGAGGCTATGTGGATCGCGCGACGCAATGTGGCATGTACTTAAAGCTCGGAAGCTTTATTGTTCCTGAGGATATTATTAGCAAAGAGACTCAAGCAAGTCGTAATGGCTATGATGTTAGGCCTTACACCCCTGAAATGCATAACGGACTTGAAGCAACGCTTGCTGCCTTGCAAAATCCGCAGTGGCAAAAGGATGTTGCTACTTATGTGAAGAATGGCGCCCCTCTTGTTGTAGCTGTATACGGTAAAGAGGTTGTTGGCTTTGCAGGCCCGATTATTTCTGAGCCTGATGGTCGAGCATTTTTTTGCGGGATTGGTGTGCATCCAGATCATGAGGGTCATGGTCTGGGCAGTGTATTATTTTTTCGAATGGTTGAAGCTTTTCAACGTGTAGGCTGTCAATATATCTCGTTATTCACTGGCAGTAATAATCCGGCTCTTCGAATCTATGAAAAAGCGGGTTTCGCTGTTGAAAAGCAATTTTCTATATTACGGAGGGAATTTTAG
- a CDS encoding DUF1343 domain-containing protein: MVLNGIDSITKYRHLFEGKRVGLITAPTGVTKDFKSTITILHENFNLTTMFSPEHGVRGDLDAGALVDTYRDPFTNVPVYSLYRKDSKRLTKDMLDEVDIVVYDIQDVGVRYYTFIYTMLYALEDCAKAGVEFVVLDRVNPLNGLDVEGNILKPNFKSFVGNYELAVRYGLTAGEVATMANDQMSWNASLHVVRLEGWERRMSFPDTGLTWVHPSLGIPRYETALLYSGTCLFEGTNCSEGRGTTFPFEMIGAPFIQAQQLADAMNAKAIPGVRFRPVHFKPTSSKHNGELCGGVQIYITDIQVLKPLEVGVTLLFTIRDLYEQFAFLPPVKEGSRPFIDLLGGDSIYRTANIQAKQLLEQFAEESKQFAEMKQQYHLYR; this comes from the coding sequence ATGGTGTTAAATGGGATCGATTCGATTACGAAGTATCGTCATTTGTTTGAAGGTAAGCGTGTAGGACTCATTACAGCGCCGACAGGGGTTACCAAAGATTTTAAATCTACGATTACCATCTTGCATGAAAATTTTAATCTTACTACGATGTTTTCACCTGAGCATGGCGTTCGTGGAGATTTGGATGCAGGGGCACTAGTAGACACGTATAGGGATCCCTTTACGAATGTTCCAGTCTATAGCCTATATCGTAAAGATTCTAAGCGTTTAACAAAAGATATGCTGGATGAAGTCGATATCGTTGTATACGATATTCAAGATGTGGGTGTACGATATTACACATTTATATATACGATGCTGTATGCACTTGAGGATTGTGCGAAGGCAGGTGTTGAATTTGTTGTTCTCGATCGCGTCAATCCGCTGAATGGGTTGGACGTTGAAGGGAATATATTAAAACCAAACTTCAAATCCTTTGTCGGAAATTACGAGCTAGCTGTGCGATACGGGCTAACAGCCGGTGAAGTAGCAACGATGGCAAATGATCAAATGAGCTGGAATGCATCGCTTCATGTTGTTCGTTTGGAAGGCTGGGAACGGCGCATGTCCTTCCCGGATACAGGCTTAACCTGGGTTCATCCTTCACTTGGAATTCCGCGATATGAAACAGCGTTACTATATTCAGGCACATGCCTATTTGAAGGTACGAATTGCTCCGAGGGTCGCGGTACAACCTTCCCGTTTGAAATGATTGGCGCTCCTTTCATTCAAGCGCAGCAATTGGCGGATGCGATGAACGCCAAAGCCATTCCGGGAGTACGTTTTCGCCCTGTTCATTTCAAGCCAACATCATCTAAGCATAATGGCGAGCTATGCGGCGGGGTACAAATTTATATTACAGACATCCAAGTGTTGAAGCCGCTTGAAGTAGGCGTAACCTTATTATTTACGATAAGAGATTTATATGAGCAATTTGCATTCCTGCCTCCAGTGAAAGAGGGCTCACGTCCATTTATCGATTTATTGGGCGGAGACAGCATATATCGTACAGCAAATATCCAAGCAAAGCAGTTGCTTGAACAGTTTGCAGAGGAAAGCAAGCAATTTGCGGAAATGAAACAGCAATATCATTTATATCGCTAG
- a CDS encoding anhydro-N-acetylmuramic acid kinase, whose translation MDKQSKVDATYLVGLMSGTSVDGIDAAVIKLSPVLDQEHGVEVTLLAFENTPFPMHVRNLIFELFDLANATIDKVGAMNMWLGELYAQATLSVIGKCGLEPSQIFAVGSHGQTIYHAPEENVMDGYNLHCTVQIGEGAVIANRTGIPCVSDFRVADMAMGGQGAPLVPFTEYLLFNHPEKTLLLQNIGGIGNVTVLPANASLENVYAFDTGPGNMIIDGLVSQLYAPMTMDIGGEIGATGQVIDELLQWMQQDEYYTMPLPKSTGRERFGQPYVAQIIELMIANDWKSEDVIATATFLTAWSIVDSYNRYIAPQHQAQQLLVGGGGSYNKTLMRNLQQLFALYNVQVLTQEDIGGNSDAKEAVAFALLAYYTMKRLPNNIPLVTGASQPVVMGKVSWPYRDR comes from the coding sequence ATGGACAAACAATCAAAAGTCGATGCAACATACTTAGTTGGCCTGATGTCTGGTACATCAGTAGATGGTATTGATGCAGCAGTAATTAAACTCTCTCCAGTATTGGATCAAGAGCATGGAGTTGAGGTTACATTATTGGCTTTTGAGAACACTCCTTTTCCGATGCATGTGAGAAACCTCATATTTGAGCTTTTTGATCTGGCTAACGCCACGATTGATAAAGTTGGCGCAATGAACATGTGGCTGGGCGAATTATACGCCCAAGCCACATTATCCGTTATAGGGAAATGCGGACTTGAGCCGTCACAAATATTTGCAGTAGGTTCACATGGCCAAACGATCTATCATGCGCCGGAAGAGAATGTTATGGACGGCTATAACTTGCATTGTACAGTTCAGATTGGTGAGGGTGCAGTTATCGCAAATCGCACAGGAATTCCTTGCGTTTCAGACTTTCGGGTCGCCGACATGGCAATGGGTGGTCAAGGAGCGCCGTTAGTACCCTTTACTGAATATTTATTGTTTAACCATCCAGAGAAAACTCTTCTGCTACAAAATATTGGTGGAATAGGCAATGTGACCGTTCTTCCGGCAAATGCCTCTCTGGAAAATGTATATGCCTTTGATACGGGTCCTGGGAATATGATTATCGATGGACTTGTATCGCAACTGTATGCGCCAATGACTATGGACATTGGTGGCGAAATTGGTGCGACCGGTCAAGTGATTGATGAGCTTTTGCAATGGATGCAGCAAGATGAATATTATACGATGCCATTGCCAAAATCGACAGGCAGAGAACGATTTGGCCAACCCTACGTAGCACAAATAATTGAATTGATGATCGCTAATGACTGGAAGAGTGAAGATGTGATTGCAACAGCTACATTCTTAACCGCATGGAGCATCGTCGATAGCTATAATCGGTATATTGCGCCACAGCATCAAGCTCAGCAATTGTTAGTTGGTGGCGGTGGCAGCTATAACAAAACGCTAATGCGAAATTTACAGCAATTATTTGCACTCTATAACGTACAGGTACTGACACAGGAGGATATCGGTGGCAATAGTGACGCTAAGGAAGCAGTTGCCTTCGCTTTATTAGCGTATTATACGATGAAGCGCTTGCCAAACAATATTCCGCTAGTCACGGGAGCTTCTCAACCAGTAGTTATGGGGAAAGTTTCCTGGCCCTATCGCGATCGTTAA
- a CDS encoding glycoside hydrolase family 3 protein, protein MKTIDQMSLREKIGQMFVTGFPSKELSADMKEVIEQYKVGNMILFSHNIDNKYQLGGLVTELQQWFTTHTGIPGFITIDQEGGRVTRMPKDATNVAGAMAIASSGRPENAYAAGRITARELKALGINFNLAPVMDVNNNALNPVINVRSYGDSAQKVSEYGISMMKGLLDGGVMSSLKHFPGHGDTSVDSHIGLPTIDKSLEELEQLELLPFKAAIEQGAEAIMSAHILFPQIEKSGVPGTMSYAIITELLKEKLGYKGLVISDCMEMDAIKRYYGTAKGALGAVKAGIDLVFISHTPSTVKEAIHLIEEAVAVGELDEAIIDAAVTKILAYKAQYVVTEDLDYEIVGCDVHRRANELMRTETICRTNGEIEPIQTGDEHVLFMGSYSYRTDLASSSVNQEISFPQYMGEHFQATYEVIDIDPNEEQIGAALQKARGYRHVVFGLFNARENKGQLALVQKLLSADCKVTAITLGRPYDLALIEGEYYGIAAFEYTLDAFKSLIPILNGELDPTANITIQL, encoded by the coding sequence ATGAAAACAATAGATCAAATGAGCTTGCGCGAAAAGATCGGACAAATGTTTGTAACAGGCTTCCCGTCAAAGGAACTATCAGCGGATATGAAGGAAGTCATCGAGCAGTATAAGGTCGGAAATATGATTTTATTTTCACATAATATCGACAATAAATATCAATTAGGCGGGCTTGTTACGGAGCTGCAGCAATGGTTCACGACACACACAGGCATCCCAGGCTTTATTACAATAGACCAAGAGGGCGGCCGGGTTACGCGAATGCCTAAGGACGCGACCAATGTTGCCGGAGCAATGGCAATCGCTTCTTCAGGACGACCTGAAAATGCGTATGCAGCAGGCAGAATAACTGCTAGAGAGCTGAAAGCGTTAGGAATCAATTTCAATCTAGCACCAGTCATGGACGTTAACAATAATGCATTGAACCCCGTAATCAACGTTCGCTCATATGGTGATTCTGCTCAAAAGGTATCGGAGTATGGGATCTCAATGATGAAGGGACTGCTTGATGGTGGCGTCATGTCCTCGCTAAAGCATTTTCCAGGACATGGGGATACAAGTGTCGATTCTCACATTGGCTTGCCCACGATAGATAAATCGTTAGAGGAATTAGAGCAACTTGAGCTACTGCCATTTAAGGCTGCCATTGAGCAAGGCGCTGAGGCCATTATGAGCGCTCATATTTTATTTCCGCAAATCGAGAAGTCCGGCGTACCAGGAACGATGTCTTATGCGATAATTACTGAGCTATTGAAAGAGAAATTAGGATACAAAGGGCTAGTCATTTCGGATTGTATGGAAATGGACGCGATTAAACGCTATTATGGTACTGCAAAAGGAGCGTTAGGCGCTGTCAAAGCAGGTATTGATTTGGTATTCATAAGTCATACGCCTAGTACGGTTAAAGAAGCGATTCATTTGATTGAAGAAGCTGTCGCAGTCGGTGAATTGGATGAAGCGATAATTGATGCAGCGGTTACTAAAATTTTAGCCTACAAAGCCCAATATGTGGTTACTGAGGACTTGGATTACGAAATCGTTGGCTGCGATGTACATCGCCGTGCGAATGAATTGATGCGTACGGAAACGATCTGCCGTACTAATGGTGAGATAGAGCCCATTCAAACAGGTGATGAGCATGTATTATTTATGGGCTCCTATTCCTATCGCACTGATCTTGCATCTAGCAGTGTGAATCAAGAGATTAGCTTCCCGCAATATATGGGTGAGCACTTTCAGGCAACGTATGAGGTTATCGACATTGATCCGAACGAGGAGCAAATTGGCGCAGCGCTGCAAAAGGCTAGAGGCTACAGGCATGTTGTATTCGGCTTGTTCAATGCGCGTGAAAACAAAGGTCAGCTTGCACTTGTGCAGAAGCTATTGTCAGCTGACTGTAAAGTAACAGCGATTACATTAGGTCGACCCTATGATTTAGCTTTAATCGAAGGCGAATATTATGGAATTGCAGCATTTGAATATACATTAGACGCATTCAAGTCCCTCATTCCGATCCTTAATGGCGAGCTTGACCCGACAGCCAACATTACAATTCAGCTCTAG
- a CDS encoding carbohydrate ABC transporter permease, producing MSLYNNDTKSRGYLFVRNGLIITFLILFAVATIFPIYFMIISSFGDPVEAGAMSYSIFPSKISFESYKFFFNFSPHSWDWLLNSTIVAACITITNVFFATLAGYAFAKMKFKGKNILFAILLGSMMIPGQVTQVPLYILVVNIFELQNTYTALIMPSIVTVYNIFLVKQFMTSIPKEIIEAAKIEGCSQPKIFWYIIMPLSKTVMAVLAILTFMSAWNEFFWPFLVTNTMDMQTIQVGLKNFRFANTTYFAPMMAGATISAIPMFILFFSLQKYFLEGVTVGAVKG from the coding sequence ATGAGTTTATACAACAATGACACCAAAAGCAGAGGGTATCTGTTCGTTCGTAATGGTCTAATCATTACGTTCCTTATCCTATTTGCCGTTGCTACAATTTTTCCAATCTATTTTATGATCATTTCCTCATTCGGTGATCCGGTAGAAGCTGGTGCAATGAGCTATTCTATCTTCCCTTCGAAGATTTCATTTGAATCCTATAAATTCTTCTTTAACTTCAGCCCTCATTCATGGGATTGGTTATTGAACTCAACGATTGTGGCAGCGTGTATTACGATAACTAACGTGTTTTTTGCTACACTTGCAGGATATGCTTTTGCGAAAATGAAATTTAAAGGGAAAAACATTTTGTTCGCTATTTTGCTTGGATCTATGATGATTCCTGGTCAAGTTACACAGGTTCCACTATATATTTTGGTCGTAAATATATTCGAGTTACAAAATACGTATACAGCGCTGATTATGCCAAGCATAGTAACGGTGTATAACATTTTCTTGGTTAAGCAGTTTATGACTTCCATTCCTAAGGAAATTATTGAGGCTGCTAAAATCGAAGGATGTTCGCAACCGAAAATTTTCTGGTATATCATTATGCCGCTATCTAAAACAGTTATGGCTGTATTAGCTATCCTTACGTTCATGTCCGCATGGAATGAATTCTTCTGGCCATTCCTAGTTACGAATACGATGGATATGCAAACGATTCAGGTCGGCTTGAAAAACTTCCGCTTTGCGAATACGACTTACTTTGCACCTATGATGGCAGGAGCAACAATTTCAGCCATTCCAATGTTTATATTGTTCTTCAGCTTGCAAAAATACTTCCTTGAAGGGGTAACAGTTGGAGCGGTGAAAGGCTAA
- a CDS encoding BadF/BadG/BcrA/BcrD ATPase family protein: MAYIVGIDGGGTKTAITIAHDREDDLVTFTVGPINYNGGDADAITASFEEIFNRTMLICHNLEDVAHICIGAAGVSNPLVVGFLEKQVRDNGYTGPLTITGDQETALYGAQNAMQGIILIAGTGSICFGVNEKGQQHRTGGFGHLIDDEGSGYSIGRDLLSILVQAEDGRVTDTIIPALVYEQLGLSNVKEIIGFVYHKNTTKKDIAQLAPIMTIACENGDAKALELAEQCAIHLFKLVAPVIEQLELQDSPIAIAGSVLQKSRFVKEALERKLAQCFPQTKLILPMKDAAYGAVLLGRSRMNND; this comes from the coding sequence ATGGCATATATCGTTGGAATAGATGGGGGCGGCACCAAGACAGCTATCACAATTGCTCATGACAGGGAAGATGATCTAGTCACCTTTACTGTCGGACCTATCAATTATAACGGTGGTGATGCTGATGCAATTACCGCCTCCTTCGAAGAAATTTTTAATCGCACAATGCTCATTTGTCACAATTTAGAAGATGTTGCTCATATCTGTATAGGCGCGGCAGGAGTAAGCAATCCGTTAGTCGTTGGTTTTTTGGAAAAGCAGGTGAGAGATAATGGGTACACAGGGCCATTAACAATTACAGGCGATCAAGAAACAGCATTATACGGTGCGCAAAATGCGATGCAAGGCATCATCCTTATCGCCGGTACCGGATCGATTTGCTTCGGGGTCAATGAAAAGGGACAGCAGCATCGTACAGGAGGCTTTGGCCATCTCATTGATGACGAGGGAAGCGGTTATAGCATTGGGCGTGATCTCTTATCCATTTTAGTCCAAGCAGAGGACGGAAGGGTAACAGATACGATCATTCCAGCGCTTGTATATGAGCAGCTTGGACTGAGCAATGTAAAAGAGATTATTGGTTTCGTCTATCATAAAAATACAACGAAAAAAGATATTGCGCAGCTCGCTCCGATCATGACGATAGCATGCGAGAATGGGGATGCGAAGGCGCTAGAGCTGGCGGAGCAATGTGCAATCCATTTATTTAAGCTTGTAGCGCCTGTTATTGAGCAACTGGAGTTACAAGACAGTCCAATAGCAATTGCAGGAAGTGTGCTGCAAAAATCTCGATTCGTTAAGGAAGCTTTAGAACGAAAGCTTGCACAATGCTTCCCGCAAACTAAGCTGATCTTGCCGATGAAGGATGCAGCTTACGGGGCTGTTTTGTTAGGAAGATCAAGAATGAATAACGATTAA
- a CDS encoding PIG-L family deacetylase, which translates to MSEKLTVLAIGAHVGDVELASGGVLASHSLKGDRIVTLALTAGERGVPAGQDMKEYRQQKVKEAEVFAQMLGGEAIVFDYCDGELPDNEKVRMEVCDVIRRVKPNIIITHWKNSMHKDHALTHHIVNDARFFASLPTFEREHPAHFAARLYYSENWEDAVDYVPYVYVDFDQAAFDLWIDALSKHWFVTNSKSFKYMDYYKALAVVRGCEARKTYAEAFMVPAETMKVRQPSLW; encoded by the coding sequence ATGAGCGAAAAATTAACAGTATTAGCAATTGGGGCGCATGTTGGCGATGTGGAGCTAGCATCTGGCGGTGTACTGGCTAGTCATAGTTTAAAGGGAGATCGCATTGTGACATTGGCACTAACTGCAGGTGAAAGAGGGGTACCGGCAGGACAGGATATGAAGGAGTATCGTCAGCAAAAAGTGAAGGAAGCAGAAGTATTTGCTCAGATGCTTGGCGGTGAAGCGATTGTGTTCGATTATTGTGACGGAGAGCTGCCTGACAATGAGAAAGTTCGGATGGAGGTATGCGATGTAATTCGTCGCGTGAAGCCCAACATCATTATTACACACTGGAAAAACAGTATGCACAAGGATCATGCGCTGACGCATCATATCGTTAACGATGCTCGTTTCTTTGCAAGCCTGCCAACCTTTGAACGAGAGCATCCTGCTCACTTTGCCGCAAGACTATACTATTCCGAAAACTGGGAAGATGCTGTTGATTATGTTCCTTACGTATACGTGGATTTTGACCAAGCGGCATTTGATCTTTGGATTGATGCTTTAAGCAAGCATTGGTTCGTTACCAATAGTAAATCTTTTAAATATATGGATTACTATAAAGCCTTAGCTGTTGTTCGCGGCTGTGAAGCAAGAAAAACATATGCAGAAGCTTTTATGGTACCTGCTGAAACGATGAAGGTTAGACAACCGAGTCTTTGGTAA
- a CDS encoding GNAT family N-acetyltransferase produces MTTVSDMSINVTNRPTREQLEQIYDILDECFTVGRAFFQERLDRDNAYDPDTTWFAMVDGQIAANVQIFPLSIRVGQAILKTGAMGSVGTDTKYRGMGLAHKILHAQTEYMKESDYDISFLLASKHAFYEKAGWRLIPETAYSIDKPASFEQQSVYDIIPFEPRYLDDIRSIYEQFNQNRTYTVVRNETYWNDLLSWPEWRKLDCLLLLQNNKVVAYGMIEKKETEQVFINEILYLDEALDGVEHLFHALCQLRPNAKQILAMLPEDHHLYSYFHQHQAQSIQIHLAMWKMINLKSTFQKLQPELENRLIGNASIADQELHIALQCGEDRVYLDYKQQRLSISDVSSTQAYERIEVDERNLITYIMFGYHSTDAPMARAEHANILQALFPKQQAVFYSADKF; encoded by the coding sequence ATGACAACAGTGTCAGACATGAGCATTAACGTAACGAATCGGCCAACTAGAGAACAGCTTGAACAGATTTACGATATTCTAGATGAATGCTTTACAGTAGGCAGAGCTTTTTTCCAAGAAAGATTAGATCGCGATAACGCATATGATCCAGATACAACATGGTTTGCGATGGTCGACGGACAGATTGCTGCCAACGTCCAAATTTTCCCTCTATCTATTAGAGTAGGTCAAGCGATCTTGAAAACAGGTGCGATGGGTAGCGTCGGTACAGATACAAAATATCGCGGAATGGGACTTGCTCACAAAATTCTTCATGCACAAACCGAGTACATGAAAGAATCCGATTATGATATTAGCTTTCTTCTGGCAAGCAAGCATGCGTTCTATGAGAAGGCTGGATGGAGACTGATTCCCGAAACTGCTTACTCCATTGACAAGCCAGCAAGCTTTGAGCAGCAAAGCGTTTACGATATCATTCCTTTTGAACCTCGGTATCTTGATGACATCCGTTCAATATATGAACAATTCAATCAGAATCGCACCTACACCGTAGTCCGTAATGAGACCTACTGGAATGATCTCTTGAGCTGGCCGGAATGGAGAAAATTAGACTGCCTGCTACTGCTCCAAAACAATAAAGTTGTAGCTTATGGAATGATTGAAAAGAAGGAAACTGAACAAGTATTTATTAATGAAATACTGTATTTGGACGAGGCACTAGACGGTGTTGAACACTTATTTCATGCCTTATGTCAGCTGCGCCCCAATGCCAAGCAAATATTAGCGATGCTGCCAGAGGATCATCACTTGTACTCCTATTTTCATCAGCATCAAGCACAATCCATTCAAATTCATTTGGCGATGTGGAAAATGATTAACCTAAAATCTACATTCCAAAAGCTTCAGCCTGAATTGGAAAATCGTCTAATCGGTAATGCCTCGATAGCAGATCAAGAGCTGCACATCGCGCTTCAATGCGGAGAGGATCGAGTCTACCTTGATTACAAGCAGCAGCGTCTTTCTATTTCCGATGTTAGCTCTACACAAGCCTATGAACGGATTGAAGTAGATGAACGTAATCTAATAACTTATATCATGTTCGGCTATCATTCAACAGATGCACCAATGGCGCGTGCAGAACACGCCAACATTTTGCAAGCTCTATTCCCAAAACAACAAGCCGTTTTTTATTCTGCTGACAAATTTTAA